AAGCTTCCACTTAATAAAGATGATCCATTCTATACAGTAGATGGCATAATGTCAAGTGTACCTCATTTTTATGAGAAAAAAACGTTTGTAGAAAATTTCAATGACGAACGTATAACATTTGGAAGAGATATTAAGTAAAAATAGGGAGGAATACCAAATGAGCAAAGAAAACGGCATGTACTATATGCCTGAAAGCAGGGCTAAAAAAGTCTGCAGTGAAGGAGATTTTGAATTTGCAGCAATTGGACTAGATCATGGGCACATATATGGAATGACAAAAGGACTAATAGAAGCTGGTGCTGAAGTAAAATGGGTGTATGACAAGGACCCAGAGAAAGTTGAAAGATTCATAAAAGCATTTCCTACTGCAAAAAAGGCCAGAGACGAAGATGAAATACTGATGGATAACTCAGTTAAATTGGTAGCAAGTGCAGCAATACCATCAGAAAGGTGCGCTATAGGCTTAAAAGCCATGGATGCTGGCAAAGATTACTTTGCAGACAAGCCGCCTATGACAACCAGAGAGCAACTGGAGCAGGCTAAAGACAAAGTGAAAAAGACGAAGAGAAAATATGCAGTCTACTATGGTGAAAGGCTTCACAATGAAGCATCTGTCTATGCAGGACAATTAGTAGAAAAAGGGGCAATAGGCAGAGTAATACAAGTCATTGGCATGGGGCCACATAGAGAAGGAAAGGGAAGGCCTGACTGGTTCTACGAAAAAGACAAATTTGGAGGAATACTTTGCGATATAGGAAGCCATCAAATAGAACAGTTTTTGTATTATACAGGTGCAAAAGATGCTAGGGTCCAATCGGCAAAAGTAGCAAATTACAATCATAAACAGTATCCTACTTTTGAGGACTTTGGCGATGTGACGCTAATTGGCGATAATGGAGCCACAGGCTATTTTAGGCTTGACTGGTTTACTCCAGATGGCCTTGGCACATGGGGAGAC
This portion of the Thermoanaerobacterium sp. RBIITD genome encodes:
- a CDS encoding Gfo/Idh/MocA family oxidoreductase, with the translated sequence MSKENGMYYMPESRAKKVCSEGDFEFAAIGLDHGHIYGMTKGLIEAGAEVKWVYDKDPEKVERFIKAFPTAKKARDEDEILMDNSVKLVASAAIPSERCAIGLKAMDAGKDYFADKPPMTTREQLEQAKDKVKKTKRKYAVYYGERLHNEASVYAGQLVEKGAIGRVIQVIGMGPHREGKGRPDWFYEKDKFGGILCDIGSHQIEQFLYYTGAKDARVQSAKVANYNHKQYPTFEDFGDVTLIGDNGATGYFRLDWFTPDGLGTWGDGRLFILGTDGYIELRKYIDVARENTTDHVYLANKDGEYHMDVKGKVGFPFFGELILDSINRTENAMTQEHIFKAIELALEAQTNAIKVE